A single window of Gymnogyps californianus isolate 813 chromosome 16, ASM1813914v2, whole genome shotgun sequence DNA harbors:
- the PISD gene encoding phosphatidylserine decarboxylase proenzyme, mitochondrial isoform X4, translating to MSRPALKLRSWPLTILYYLLPFGALKPLTRVGWRPMSRVALYKSVPTRLLSRAWGRLNQVELPTWLRKPVYSLYIWTFGVNMKEAAVEDLHHYRNLSEFFRRKLKPQARPVCCLHSVISPSDGKILNFGQVKNCEVEQVKGVTYSLESFLGPRTSTEELHFSQTPPGNSFQQQLVTKEGNELYHCVIYLAPGDYHCFHSPTDWRVSHRRHFPGSLMSVNPGVARWIKELFCHNERVVLTGDWKHGFFSLTAVGATNVGSIRIYFDQDLHTNSPCYSKGSYNDFSFISNNNKEGIPMRKGEHLGEFNLGSTIVLIFEAPKDFKFHLKAGQKIRFGEALGSL from the exons ATGTCTAGGCCTGCTCTGAAACTCCGTTCTTGGCCTCTGACTATTCTCTATTATCTTCTGCCTTTCGGTGCTCTTAAACCCTTGACCAGAGTGGGATGGAGGCCTATGAGCAGG gTTGCTCTGTACAAATCAGTACCAACTCGACTGCTCTCACGAGCCTGGGGTCGCCTGAACCAGGTGGAGCTGCCTACATGGCTCCGGAAGCCCGTTTACAGCCTGTACATCTGGACATTTGGAGTGAACATGAAGGAGGCAGCTGTTGAAGATCTGCATCACTATAGAAACCTCAGCGAATTCTTCCGCAGGAAGCTGAAACCACAAGCGCGGCCAGTCTGCTGTTTGCACAGTGTG ATTAGTCCCTCTGATGGAAAGATCCTTAATTTTGGACAGGTAAAAAACTGTGAAGTGGAGCAAGTAAAAGGGGTTACATATTCTTTGGAATCTTTCTTGGGACCTCGCACCTCCACAGAGGAACTGCATTTTAGCCAGA CCCCACCTGGTAACTCTTTTCAGCAACAACTAGTCACAAAGGAGGGGAATGAGCTCTATCATTGTGTAATCTACCTTGCACCAGGGGATTATCACTGCTTCCACTCACCCACTGACTGGAGAGTGTCACACCGACGTCATTTCCCAG GCTCTCTGATGTCTGTGAATCCTGGAGTTGCTCGCTGGATCAAGGAACTGTTCTGCCACAATGAACGGGTTGTCCTTACAGGTGACTGGAAACAtggctttttctctttaacagcTGTAGGAGCAACAAATGTGGGCTCTATCCGCATCTACTTTGACCAG GACTTGCATACCAACAGTCCATGTTACTCTAAAGGTTCCTACAATGACTTCAGCTTCATATCCAACAACAACAAGGAGGGAATCCCCATGAGGAAAGGGGAACATTTAGGGGAATTTAACTTAGGCTCTACGATCGTACTAATCTTTGAGGCACCCAAGGACTTCAAATTCCACCTCAAAGCTGGACAGAAAATCCGCTTTGGAGAAGCACTGGGCTCTCTATAA
- the PISD gene encoding phosphatidylserine decarboxylase proenzyme, mitochondrial isoform X3, whose translation MCQSNTLQGPDLHTGKWLQFPQLALRRRLGQLSCMSRPALKLRSWPLTILYYLLPFGALKPLTRVGWRPMSRVALYKSVPTRLLSRAWGRLNQVELPTWLRKPVYSLYIWTFGVNMKEAAVEDLHHYRNLSEFFRRKLKPQARPVCCLHSVISPSDGKILNFGQVKNCEVEQVKGVTYSLESFLGPRTSTEELHFSQTPPGNSFQQQLVTKEGNELYHCVIYLAPGDYHCFHSPTDWRVSHRRHFPGSLMSVNPGVARWIKELFCHNERVVLTGDWKHGFFSLTAVGATNVGSIRIYFDQDLHTNSPCYSKGSYNDFSFISNNNKEGIPMRKGEHLGEFNLGSTIVLIFEAPKDFKFHLKAGQKIRFGEALGSL comes from the exons ATGTGTCAGTCAAACACCCTGCAGGGACCAGATCTGCACACAGGGAAATG GTTGCAATTTCCCCAGCTGGCCCTGAGGCGAAGGTTGGGCCAGCTAAGCTGTATGTCTAGGCCTGCTCTGAAACTCCGTTCTTGGCCTCTGACTATTCTCTATTATCTTCTGCCTTTCGGTGCTCTTAAACCCTTGACCAGAGTGGGATGGAGGCCTATGAGCAGG gTTGCTCTGTACAAATCAGTACCAACTCGACTGCTCTCACGAGCCTGGGGTCGCCTGAACCAGGTGGAGCTGCCTACATGGCTCCGGAAGCCCGTTTACAGCCTGTACATCTGGACATTTGGAGTGAACATGAAGGAGGCAGCTGTTGAAGATCTGCATCACTATAGAAACCTCAGCGAATTCTTCCGCAGGAAGCTGAAACCACAAGCGCGGCCAGTCTGCTGTTTGCACAGTGTG ATTAGTCCCTCTGATGGAAAGATCCTTAATTTTGGACAGGTAAAAAACTGTGAAGTGGAGCAAGTAAAAGGGGTTACATATTCTTTGGAATCTTTCTTGGGACCTCGCACCTCCACAGAGGAACTGCATTTTAGCCAGA CCCCACCTGGTAACTCTTTTCAGCAACAACTAGTCACAAAGGAGGGGAATGAGCTCTATCATTGTGTAATCTACCTTGCACCAGGGGATTATCACTGCTTCCACTCACCCACTGACTGGAGAGTGTCACACCGACGTCATTTCCCAG GCTCTCTGATGTCTGTGAATCCTGGAGTTGCTCGCTGGATCAAGGAACTGTTCTGCCACAATGAACGGGTTGTCCTTACAGGTGACTGGAAACAtggctttttctctttaacagcTGTAGGAGCAACAAATGTGGGCTCTATCCGCATCTACTTTGACCAG GACTTGCATACCAACAGTCCATGTTACTCTAAAGGTTCCTACAATGACTTCAGCTTCATATCCAACAACAACAAGGAGGGAATCCCCATGAGGAAAGGGGAACATTTAGGGGAATTTAACTTAGGCTCTACGATCGTACTAATCTTTGAGGCACCCAAGGACTTCAAATTCCACCTCAAAGCTGGACAGAAAATCCGCTTTGGAGAAGCACTGGGCTCTCTATAA
- the PISD gene encoding phosphatidylserine decarboxylase proenzyme, mitochondrial isoform X2 yields the protein MCQSNTLQGPDLHTGKWLRSGNGGSSSCAGDQHPQLESPGPAGSAGGTPNRRTRFRLQFPQLALRRRLGQLSCMSRPALKLRSWPLTILYYLLPFGALKPLTRVGWRPMSRVALYKSVPTRLLSRAWGRLNQVELPTWLRKPVYSLYIWTFGVNMKEAAVEDLHHYRNLSEFFRRKLKPQARPVCCLHSVISPSDGKILNFGQVKNCEVEQVKGVTYSLESFLGPRTSTEELHFSQTPPGNSFQQQLVTKEGNELYHCVIYLAPGDYHCFHSPTDWRVSHRRHFPGSLMSVNPGVARWIKELFCHNERVVLTGDWKHGFFSLTAVGATNVGSIRIYFDQDLHTNSPCYSKGSYNDFSFISNNNKEGIPMRKGEHLGEFNLGSTIVLIFEAPKDFKFHLKAGQKIRFGEALGSL from the exons ATGTGTCAGTCAAACACCCTGCAGGGACCAGATCTGCACACAGGGAAATG GCTGCGTTCAGGGAacggtggcagcagcagctgtgccgGGGACCAGCACCCACAACTGGAGAGTCCAGGCCCGGCTGGCTCTGCCGGTGGTACACCAAATAGGAGAACTCGTTTCAG GTTGCAATTTCCCCAGCTGGCCCTGAGGCGAAGGTTGGGCCAGCTAAGCTGTATGTCTAGGCCTGCTCTGAAACTCCGTTCTTGGCCTCTGACTATTCTCTATTATCTTCTGCCTTTCGGTGCTCTTAAACCCTTGACCAGAGTGGGATGGAGGCCTATGAGCAGG gTTGCTCTGTACAAATCAGTACCAACTCGACTGCTCTCACGAGCCTGGGGTCGCCTGAACCAGGTGGAGCTGCCTACATGGCTCCGGAAGCCCGTTTACAGCCTGTACATCTGGACATTTGGAGTGAACATGAAGGAGGCAGCTGTTGAAGATCTGCATCACTATAGAAACCTCAGCGAATTCTTCCGCAGGAAGCTGAAACCACAAGCGCGGCCAGTCTGCTGTTTGCACAGTGTG ATTAGTCCCTCTGATGGAAAGATCCTTAATTTTGGACAGGTAAAAAACTGTGAAGTGGAGCAAGTAAAAGGGGTTACATATTCTTTGGAATCTTTCTTGGGACCTCGCACCTCCACAGAGGAACTGCATTTTAGCCAGA CCCCACCTGGTAACTCTTTTCAGCAACAACTAGTCACAAAGGAGGGGAATGAGCTCTATCATTGTGTAATCTACCTTGCACCAGGGGATTATCACTGCTTCCACTCACCCACTGACTGGAGAGTGTCACACCGACGTCATTTCCCAG GCTCTCTGATGTCTGTGAATCCTGGAGTTGCTCGCTGGATCAAGGAACTGTTCTGCCACAATGAACGGGTTGTCCTTACAGGTGACTGGAAACAtggctttttctctttaacagcTGTAGGAGCAACAAATGTGGGCTCTATCCGCATCTACTTTGACCAG GACTTGCATACCAACAGTCCATGTTACTCTAAAGGTTCCTACAATGACTTCAGCTTCATATCCAACAACAACAAGGAGGGAATCCCCATGAGGAAAGGGGAACATTTAGGGGAATTTAACTTAGGCTCTACGATCGTACTAATCTTTGAGGCACCCAAGGACTTCAAATTCCACCTCAAAGCTGGACAGAAAATCCGCTTTGGAGAAGCACTGGGCTCTCTATAA
- the PISD gene encoding phosphatidylserine decarboxylase proenzyme, mitochondrial isoform X1, whose product MVRCYKALSNPPPSCYNLRKVKIHVRRLRSGNGGSSSCAGDQHPQLESPGPAGSAGGTPNRRTRFRLQFPQLALRRRLGQLSCMSRPALKLRSWPLTILYYLLPFGALKPLTRVGWRPMSRVALYKSVPTRLLSRAWGRLNQVELPTWLRKPVYSLYIWTFGVNMKEAAVEDLHHYRNLSEFFRRKLKPQARPVCCLHSVISPSDGKILNFGQVKNCEVEQVKGVTYSLESFLGPRTSTEELHFSQTPPGNSFQQQLVTKEGNELYHCVIYLAPGDYHCFHSPTDWRVSHRRHFPGSLMSVNPGVARWIKELFCHNERVVLTGDWKHGFFSLTAVGATNVGSIRIYFDQDLHTNSPCYSKGSYNDFSFISNNNKEGIPMRKGEHLGEFNLGSTIVLIFEAPKDFKFHLKAGQKIRFGEALGSL is encoded by the exons ATGGTGAGATGCTATAAAGCTTTATCTAACCCTCCACCCTCTTGCTACAACCTCCGCAAAGTTAAAATTCATGTCCGGAGGCTGCGTTCAGGGAacggtggcagcagcagctgtgccgGGGACCAGCACCCACAACTGGAGAGTCCAGGCCCGGCTGGCTCTGCCGGTGGTACACCAAATAGGAGAACTCGTTTCAG GTTGCAATTTCCCCAGCTGGCCCTGAGGCGAAGGTTGGGCCAGCTAAGCTGTATGTCTAGGCCTGCTCTGAAACTCCGTTCTTGGCCTCTGACTATTCTCTATTATCTTCTGCCTTTCGGTGCTCTTAAACCCTTGACCAGAGTGGGATGGAGGCCTATGAGCAGG gTTGCTCTGTACAAATCAGTACCAACTCGACTGCTCTCACGAGCCTGGGGTCGCCTGAACCAGGTGGAGCTGCCTACATGGCTCCGGAAGCCCGTTTACAGCCTGTACATCTGGACATTTGGAGTGAACATGAAGGAGGCAGCTGTTGAAGATCTGCATCACTATAGAAACCTCAGCGAATTCTTCCGCAGGAAGCTGAAACCACAAGCGCGGCCAGTCTGCTGTTTGCACAGTGTG ATTAGTCCCTCTGATGGAAAGATCCTTAATTTTGGACAGGTAAAAAACTGTGAAGTGGAGCAAGTAAAAGGGGTTACATATTCTTTGGAATCTTTCTTGGGACCTCGCACCTCCACAGAGGAACTGCATTTTAGCCAGA CCCCACCTGGTAACTCTTTTCAGCAACAACTAGTCACAAAGGAGGGGAATGAGCTCTATCATTGTGTAATCTACCTTGCACCAGGGGATTATCACTGCTTCCACTCACCCACTGACTGGAGAGTGTCACACCGACGTCATTTCCCAG GCTCTCTGATGTCTGTGAATCCTGGAGTTGCTCGCTGGATCAAGGAACTGTTCTGCCACAATGAACGGGTTGTCCTTACAGGTGACTGGAAACAtggctttttctctttaacagcTGTAGGAGCAACAAATGTGGGCTCTATCCGCATCTACTTTGACCAG GACTTGCATACCAACAGTCCATGTTACTCTAAAGGTTCCTACAATGACTTCAGCTTCATATCCAACAACAACAAGGAGGGAATCCCCATGAGGAAAGGGGAACATTTAGGGGAATTTAACTTAGGCTCTACGATCGTACTAATCTTTGAGGCACCCAAGGACTTCAAATTCCACCTCAAAGCTGGACAGAAAATCCGCTTTGGAGAAGCACTGGGCTCTCTATAA